Proteins from one Bombyx mori chromosome 1, ASM3026992v2 genomic window:
- the LOC101743131 gene encoding insulin-like growth factor-binding protein complex acid labile subunit, which yields MKEKTWQYSAAWRSTRKIQQFLLLAWMSSLVVYNTEAAGTICPDECTCTMTFDLEEGHTTQVACQHGHMRIIPVDYMDRDVHVVIIAAPPDRPNFLTIGPIFTQPAPFVNLRELHIVNSNVPSIGQFSFWGLQNLRVLNLTHNNLTSVVADNFRGLINLTELHLDHNHIEQMSSETFRHLTSLKTLILANNQISTLVSRLFRMLAKLSILDLSDNPLTDLNPEVFKDIQHLRIFKCRRCLLRRINTQIYHLVPRLEELDLGENLFKYLTSDEFISLKRLKKLKLDGNQLSVIVDNMFGRNRELHVLTLSRNRLALLAPLALTNLTALTHLDISHNKIDRFHLQTFAPVVDSLKTINFSGNNLPLNEIAIVLQILPEIHGVGLANLSLQEIPQNFFTYNEHLVALDLSWNKLSRFPFKLLSKTKFLQRLDISHNKLQTLSEQDLQRLEAIAEVNLMKNNWHCDQCSASNMLLYMTTTVLNSTIRVLKCHSPLRLRGATFGSLSFEQLDPCPTTHEAQMSVIAGLMLLCVAVLSAVAAALCCTRRRAAQYYTNEEKRREHDHEHPEELLGHTELGSVATIHAPYQLVSKDS from the coding sequence GAAAATACAGCAGTTCCTATTATTGGCATGGATGTCATCTTTGGTCGTATATAATACGGAGGCCGCAGGGACAATCTGCCCTGATGAATGTACTTGTACTATGACATTTGATCTCGAAGAAGGCCATACAACGCAAGTGGCTTGTCAGCATGGACACATGAGGATAATCCCGGTCGACTACATGGACCGTGACGTGCATGTTGTTATTATAGCCGCTCCTCCGGATCGACCTAACTTTTTAACCATTGGACCCATATTTACTCAACCAGCCCCATTTGTAAACCTTCGCGAACTTCACATTGTTAATTCCAATGTACCGTCGATTGGGCAATTTTCCTTTTGGGGCCTGCAAAATTTAAGAGTTTTAAATTTGACACACAACAACCTTACGAGTGTAGTAGCTGATAATTTTAGAGGTCTCATAAATCTTACTGAACTTCATCTCGATCATAATCATATCGAACAGATGTCAAGCGAGACTTTCAGACACCTGACCTCATTAAAAACTCTAATATTGGCCAATAATCAAATATCGACACTCGTGTCGAGGTTGTTTAGAATGCTGGCGAAGTTGTCTATTTTGGATTTGAGTGACAACCCATTAACTGACTTGAACCCTGAAGTTTTTAAAGATATTCAACACTTGCGAATATTTAAATGTAGAAGATGTTTACTGAGACGCATAAACACACAAATTTATCATTTAGTACCTAGACTCGAGGAATTGGATTTGggtgaaaatttatttaaatacttaacatcagatgaatTCATAAGCTTGAagcgattaaaaaaattaaaattggacGGGAATCAATTGTCAGTAATCGTGGACAACATGTTTGGACGGAACCGGGAACTCCACGTACTAACATTATCACGCAACCGTCTAGCCCTCTTGGCGCCATTGGCCCTCACTAATCTAACCGCCCTCACACATTTGGATATAAGTCATAACAAAATTGACAGGTTCCATTTGCAAACTTTCGCTCCGGTTGTGGACtccttaaaaacaataaatttcagTGGAAATAATTTACCACTAAACGAAATTGCTATCGTATTACAAATACTACCAGAGATTCATGGAGTAGGCTTAGCCAACTTGTCACTGCAAGAAATACCTCAAAATTTCTTTACATACAACGAGCATCTCGTGGCTTTGGACTTATCTTGGAATAAATTATCCAGGTTTCCCTTCAAACTTCTATCTAAGACAAAGTTTTTACAGCGATTAGATATATCGCACAACAAGTTACAAACCTTAAGCGAACAGGATTTGCAAAGATTGGAAGCTATAGCTGAAGTAaacttaatgaaaaataattggcATTGCGATCAATGTTCGGCGAGTAATATGCTTTTGTACATGACCACAACAGTCCTTAACAGTACAATACGAGTCCTCAAATGCCACTCCCCGTTAAGATTGCGAGGCGCAACTTTTGGTAGTCTGAGTTTTGAGCAATTGGATCCATGTCCGACGACACATGAAGCACAAATGAGTGTCATTGCGGGATTAATGCTGTTATGTGTAGCTGTCCTCTCAGCAGTAGCTGCGGCGCTTTGCTGTACACGACGTCGCGCCGCCCAATACTATACCAATGAAGAAAAGCGTAGAGAACACGATCATGAACATCCAGAAGAACTGCTTGGACATACGGAACTTGGCAGCGTCGCTACTATCCACGCGCCGTACCAACTCGTCTCTAAGGACAGCTAA